From a region of the Nothobranchius furzeri strain GRZ-AD chromosome 12, NfurGRZ-RIMD1, whole genome shotgun sequence genome:
- the LOC129160947 gene encoding uncharacterized protein, with protein MSWVKRIPQNMTESSGPNPDPVAGSVSPTVSETLASHESAIQSLLEQLSNANQRLFQMDTMLHQVHTQLTTPGPPSSEASAPGPAVCTPQALPGSAAQFYFRVADSPPPETFSGEYGKSRGFLLHCRLAFERSPDSFVNDSAKISYIVGLLRGKALQWAESRSRQASFLQGPLTDFLADFNLNFGDVESQTELAKNIWNLHQGRQSVTDFAIEFRTLAANFSGSGDMLKGAFAQALNDRIKDQLAYCQEPSTLEELIALAIRIDKRLRERSGSVSFASSAPRRASSPPYRARPQEPPSLSPSCIIGSITWDIKDKVLEAQKTEPDPGNGPPNQIFVLSTVRASVIQWAHTAKFSLHPGVGRTVSLIRRFFWWPSLFKDVKSYINACHVCARNKSSNQPPYGLLNPLPIPSRPWSHIALDFVTGLPPSRGFNVILTVIDRFSKACHLIPLKTLPSSAETATLLVKHVFRLHGTPSEILSDRGPQFVSRVWKEFAAQLGARVALSSGFHPQTNGLCERMNQELEAVLRCLCSSIPSGWSSQLAWIEYAHNAHTSSSTGLSPFEASLGFKPPLFPLDNLSSTSVPQFIRQARRTWSLTSAALRRTAERNRRLADRHRRPTPSYAPGQSVWLSTCNINLKNSCKKLSPRFIGPFKISAIINPSSVRLDLPASMKTHPIFHVSHIKPVSASPLCPPPTPPPPARLVGGGLVYQVRRLLDVRRRGRGYQYLVDWEGYGPEERSWIPRSFIEDPSLIRDSEASRASATASARTPGGVP; from the coding sequence atgtcgtgggtcaaaagaataccacagaacatgacagaatcatccggcccgaATCCCGACCCCGTCGCAGGATCAGTTTCCCCCACCGTCTCTGAAACCCTCGCCAGCCACGAATCAGCCATACAATCTCTGTTAGAACAGCTCTCCAATGCTAACCAACGACTGTTTCAGATGGATACCATGTTGCACCAAGTCCACACACAACTTACCACCCCGGGACCCCCCTCCTCAGAGGCTTCTGCCCCGGGCCCCGCTGTCTGCACCCCACAGGCACTTCCGGGGTCTGCAGCTCAGTTTTATTTCCGGGTCGCGGACTCACCACCTCCCGAAACTTTCTCCGGTGAGTACGGCAAAAGCCGGGGATTTTTGCTACATTGTAGACTGGCATTTGAAAGATCCCCAGATTCTTTTGTTAACGATTCCGCTAAGATATCGTATATAGTGGGTCTACTCCGGGGCAAAGCCTTGCAATGGGCCGAATCAAGGAGTCGCCAAGCTAGTTTTCTCCAAGGGCCGTTAACTGACTTTTTGGCTGACTTTAACTTAAATTTTGGGGACGTTGAGTCCCAAACGGAGCTGGCTAAGAATATTTGGAACCTACATCAAGGACGTCAATCAGTAACGGATTTTGCCATAGAATTCAGGACTTTAGCAGCCAACTTCTCTGggagtggtgacatgttgaagGGAGCCTTTGCCCAAGCACTAAATGATCGCATTAAAGATCAATTGGCTTACTGTCAGGAACCATCGACCCTTGAGGAACTTATTGCCCTGGCCATACGCATAGACAAAAGACTAAGAGAACGTAGTGGGAGTGTCTCTTTTGCTTCTTCAGCACCGCGCCGGGCTTCTTCACCCCCTTATCGAGCTCGCCCCCAGGAACCACCATCTCTTTCTCCCTCCTGCATAATCGGATCCATCActtgggacatcaaggacaaagtCCTGGAGGCTCAGAAGACCGAGCCTGATCCAGGTAATGGACCTCCTAACCAGATTTTCGTTCTCTCCACAGTACGGGCCTCAGTCATCCAGTGGGCTCACACAGCCAAGTTTTCCCTACACCCGGGGGTTGGAAGAACTGTAAGCCTGATCAGACGTTTCTTCTGGTGGCCTTCTCTATTTAAGGACGTCAAgagttatataaatgcatgtcatgTCTGTGCCCGTAACAAGAGCAGCAACCAGCCCCCTTACGGCCTTCTCAACCCTCTCCCTATCCCTTCACGACCATGGTCACATATTGCTCTGGATTTTGTCACCGGCCTTCCCCCATCCCGTGGTTTCAATGTTATCCTTACAGTTATAGATCGCTTTTCTAAGGCCTGTCACCTCATCCCTCTTAAGACTCTCCCTTCCTCTGCAGAAACTGCTACCCTCCTAGTTAAACATGTCTTCCGCCTTCATGGAACCCCCTCTGAGATCCTCTCCGACCGAGGCCCCCAGTTTGTCTCCAGGGTTTGGAAGGAGTTTGCTGCCCAACTGGGGGCTCGTGTCGCCCTCTCCTCAGGTTTTCATCCCCAGACCAACGGTCTCTGTGAACGGATGAACCAGGAACTGGAGGCGGTGTTACGTTGCCTGTGTTCATCCATCCCCTCTGGGTGGAGCTCCCAGCTGGCGTGGATTGAGTATGCCCACAACGCCCATACCTCTTCCTCCACTGGTCTCTCCCCCTTCGAGGCTTCCCTTGGGTTTAAACCACCTCTGTTTCCCTTGGACAACTTGTCTTCCACCTCTGTGCCACAGTTCATACGCCAAGCCCGACGCACCTGGTCCCTCACCTCAGCGGCTCTTCGTAGAACGGCGGAACGCAATCGCCGCTTGGCTGACCGCCATCGACGGCCCACCCCTTCCTATGCCCCTGGGCAATCAGTTTGGCTCTCAACATGCAACATCAATCTCAAGAACTCCTGTAAGAAGTTGTCCCCTCGTTTTATCGGTCCATTCAAGATCTCAGCAATCATTAACCCTTCATCGGTCCGCCTCGACCTCCCAGCATCCATGAAGACACACCCCATCTTCCACGTCTCCCACATTAAGCCTGTGTCTGCCAGTCCGCTGTGCCCCCCTCCTACTCCTCCCCCTCCGGCCAGGCTTGTCGGTGGAGGTCTCGTCTACCAGGTTAGGCGCTTGCTGGATGTGCGTCGCCGCGGCCGTGGATACCAATACCTGGTTGACTGGGAGGGCTATGGACCTGAAGAGCGGTCCTGGATACCCCGCTCCTTTATTGAGGATCCTTCCCTGATTAGGGACTCTGAGGCCTCCCGGGCCTCCGCCACTGCCTCTGCCAGGACGCCAGGAGGCGTCCCTTga